The DNA window GGTGAGGTGCAGGAGCCCGGCTGAACTGGCGGCACTGGAAATGCCGTAGGGGCGCAAGCCTCTCGAGGGTTCAAATCCCTCCCTCACCGCCAGTTACCCCAGGGCCCGGGCCGCCCGCGGCGATGCCAGAAAGCGCGGGCGCCACTGTTCGGGCAGCGTCTGCGCCATCCGCTCGATGAAACTCCGCAGCGCGTCGCGGTCTTCCGGACGGTCCAGCAGCTCGCGGCGCACTTCCAGGGCCCGCCACTCCCGGACCACATCCTCGCTCTGCCGGCTCCAGGCCAGCGCCTGATCCAGCAGCGCCGGCACCTGCGCGCTCCCCTCCCGGGCGGCGAGGCGCGCGTCGAGGATGGCCAGCGAGGCCAGCGCCGGCGGTGAGGCGAAACGCAGCAGATCCGGCCGGCGCGGCTCGACATACCGCCGGAGGTCGTCCAGCCTTCCCGCGTCGAGGAAGGCCTCGCCAGCGGTGAGCACCGCCTCCACGTCGGAGGGGATGAACACCCCGCCGGGCAGGGCGGCCAGTTCGTCCAGCGCGCGCGCCAGCGCGGCCCGGTCCTTTTCCGTCAGGGCCAGCTCGACCGCGGCCAGCAGGGAGATCTGGCGCCAGGCCGGCGAATGCGACTCGGATGTGGCGGCGTTGCGCCACATCGCCCTGGCCTGTTCCTGGTCCCCGACCTGGTCGTAGGCTAGGCCGCTGAAGTAGTAGAGCCAGGGATACTGGATCCTGGCCAGCCCGTGGATGCCGATGCGGGCTGCCTCCAGGTTCCGCACGGCCTCCACCCACTGGCCGAACGCCGTCTGGATGCGACCGATGAAAAAGTGCGTGTACGCGGCGCGCCGACGGTCTCCGATCTCCTCCGCCAGAGCCAGAGCCTCAAAGCCGTGCGCCAGCGCGGCCCGGTACTGTCCCCGGAAGCCGTGGATCACGCACAGGTAACTGAGCGAGGTGGCCTGACGGGACTTGTCCCCGGCGGCGCGGGCCGAGGACAACCCGTCGGCGGCCGCCGCGACGGCCTCATCGCCGAATCCCGCGCCGACCAGCGCCATGCACAGCAGGTTGAGGCCGCGGGCCAGCGCCGCGGGATCGCCGGATTGGCGCAGCAACTGCAGTCCCTCGGTCAGCGAGGGGTGGTCCGGCGGCAGCCGGCCGCGATCCCAGGCGACGTTGGCCAGGTCAATCAGCGTCTGCCCCAGGGCCAGCCGCGCCCCGGCCTCGCGGGCCACCTCCGCGGCTTCGCGGAACCGCCGCTCCGCCTCGTCCAGGTCCGTCAGGCGGTGATGGATCAGCCCGATCTTGTTCTGGAGGACGGCGACCAGCGTTCGATCGCCCACCGACCCCGCCGCCTGCAACCCCCTCTCGAAGTCGGCCAAAGCGCGGGCGTACTCGCCGATGAGCTGATACACATCGCCCCGATCGCGGTAGACGGCCGCCTGCAGAGCGGGGGCTCCCGGCCCGGCCGCCTCCAGGGCCTGGGTGAAGAGACGCAGCGCGTCGGCGTTCGCGTAGTGGCGGCGGGCCTTCAGACCGGCGCGGTGGAGGTAGTCGGCGGCGCGTTCGTCCCCGGCCAGGCGCAGGTGCTCGGCCAGGATCTCCACCACCTCTTCCAGGCGCGCCCCCAGGCGGGGTTCCATCCAGCGCGCCGCCGCCGCGTGCGCCCGCTGGCGCTGCCCCCGCGGCAGGAGACTGTAGGCCACGTCGCGGGCCAGGATGTGGCGGAAGGCGTATTCCTGTTCCGCGGCGATCGAGGAGACGGGTCGAGCAACGATGAGTTCCCGTGTCACGAGCGAGTCGATCGCGGCGACGGTCTGCTCCGCGGTCAACCCGGCGATCTCGCTCACGGCCGACGGCCAGAACGTGCGGCCAACCACCGCGGCGGCCTGGAGCACCCGCCGCTCGAGCGGCGGCAGCCGGTCGATGCGCGCCGTCAGCACCGCCTGCACCGTTTCCGGAACCACCGCACCCGGCGCGCCGCCTTCCATCATCATGCGCAC is part of the Armatimonadota bacterium genome and encodes:
- a CDS encoding adenylate/guanylate cyclase domain-containing protein, with the translated sequence MDASPACRNCGASNPPGARFCSHCGKPLATRCPECGASVTEEARFCGNCGIRLRREPPRREAPVLTAETRKVVTVLFADLVGSTALTERLDPEEAREVVGKFYTVVQGVVEGWYEGTVANYLGDAVLAVFGLPVAHEDDPERAVRAGLAIQQAMPVLNTHLAVSHGVQLATRVGIDTGEVVAESGSTFQRDFLVSDAVTTAARLQQTAAAGMVIVGEHTYRLTKDSIEYRPLPPLSVKGKATPLGIWAATAALPERAEARRITAPLVGRHGELGILRSLYQRSRDDARAQLVTVIGEPGVGKSRLLREFLAEVRDREPRPLVLRGRSVAFGGQIGYHALLDILRSQAGLMDTDAPDVVRAKVASWLAEVLPGRADLPEGLLLTFGGEAGGDPELVRHRLFEAWRGLITALAAHHPVILALEDVHWADDAVLDLTAMLAEQAMGIPLFIICLARPELLERRPTWGGGRRNATTIDLAPLSLQEAEQLVSSLARAGLTAEAVRSIAQRAGGNALFVEELVRMMMEGGAPGAVVPETVQAVLTARIDRLPPLERRVLQAAAVVGRTFWPSAVSEIAGLTAEQTVAAIDSLVTRELIVARPVSSIAAEQEYAFRHILARDVAYSLLPRGQRQRAHAAAARWMEPRLGARLEEVVEILAEHLRLAGDERAADYLHRAGLKARRHYANADALRLFTQALEAAGPGAPALQAAVYRDRGDVYQLIGEYARALADFERGLQAAGSVGDRTLVAVLQNKIGLIHHRLTDLDEAERRFREAAEVAREAGARLALGQTLIDLANVAWDRGRLPPDHPSLTEGLQLLRQSGDPAALARGLNLLCMALVGAGFGDEAVAAAADGLSSARAAGDKSRQATSLSYLCVIHGFRGQYRAALAHGFEALALAEEIGDRRRAAYTHFFIGRIQTAFGQWVEAVRNLEAARIGIHGLARIQYPWLYYFSGLAYDQVGDQEQARAMWRNAATSESHSPAWRQISLLAAVELALTEKDRAALARALDELAALPGGVFIPSDVEAVLTAGEAFLDAGRLDDLRRYVEPRRPDLLRFASPPALASLAILDARLAAREGSAQVPALLDQALAWSRQSEDVVREWRALEVRRELLDRPEDRDALRSFIERMAQTLPEQWRPRFLASPRAARALG